CGAAACGAAACGGCTGACCGGTGGTGTCTGCCACAGCTTGCCAGTGTTCAAGAATGTAGCGCCGCGCGGTCGGCTCCAGCGCTGCGCCACTACCTGTGCGTAAACCACCCACCACCAGGTGCAGCTCCACGCCCGCCGTTTGTGCTTGCTGCATCAGGGCTTGTGCTACCGGGGCGAAGCCCCAGCACCAGGAACACATTGGATCCATGACATAAAGCAGCCGCGCTTGCATGGCTTAAGCCTCGGTTGGAAGACGGTAATTGCGACCAATGGGATGTGGCTCGTTTCGCGCTTTGGCCAGTTCGATCTGCTTCTGACGATCAATAGCGCTGCGTCGGGTTTTCTCGCTTAAGTTATCCCAACAGTGCGGGCAACTAATACCCGGCAAATAGTGTTCACTGTTGCGTTCATCAATGCTGATCGGCGTCCGACAAGCGTGACATTGGTCGTAATCACCTTCAGTCAGGTCGTGGCGCACGGTAACGCGATTGTCGAAAACAAAGCAGTCACCGCGCCACTGGCTTTCTTCTTGCGGGACTTTTTCCAGATATTTAAGGATGCCACCCTTGAGGTGATAGACCTCATCAAAGCCTTGGCTGAGCATGTAGCTCGAAGCTTTTTCACAGCGAATGCCGCCGGTGCAGAACATCGCGACTTTCTTGTGTTTGGCCGGATTGAAGTGAGCTTTGATGTAAGCCGGGAATTCACGAAAGCTAGTAGTCTTCGGGTCAATGGCGCCTTCAAAGGTGCCAATCGATACTTCATAGTCGTTGCGGGTATCGATCAGCAGAACTTCAGGGTCGCTGATTAGCGCATTCCAGTTTTCAGGGTCGACGTAGGTTCCGACCTGTTTGTTCGGGTCAACACCCTCAACACCGAGCGTGACGATTTCTTTCTTGAGCTTGACCTTGGTCCGGTAGAACGGCTGATCGTCGCAATAAGATTCTTTGTGATCGATATCGTCCATGCGCGGATCATTTTTCAGCCAGGCCATCAAGCCGTCGATGCCTTCACGGCTACCGGAAATGGTGCCATTGATGCCTTCTTCGGCGATGAGCAAGGTGCCCTTGATGCCGTTGTCGACCATTGCTTGCTGCAAGGGCTCGCGCAGGTCAACGTAATCAGTGAGCGTGACGAATTTATACAGTGCCGCCACGACAATTTTTTGAGTCATGTTGCGTCTCCAGGTGGGTGCTCTCGCAAAGAGCCGACCCGATATAAAAAAAGCGCCGACTAAGCGGCGCGATCAAGATTCTAACAAAGTTTCTGCACTCCCTTCACCCTGAGTGCCCTCCACCGGCACAGGTGGGTGAATCGGGTGCGGCACCGATCTTTGCCCATTCTTCAGGCGTATAGGTGTGCAACGCCAACGCATGGAACTCGCCCATCAAATCGCCCAGCGCGGCATAGACCCTCTGGTGGCGTTTGACCGCATTCAAGCCAGTGAACTGATCGCTGACCAGCACTGCCTTGAAATGAGTCTGCAAGCCACGACTGTGCATGTGGCTTTCATCAAGCACTTTCAAGTGCTGCGGCTGAAAGGCGGCCAGCGTGGCTTCTATTCGCTGCTGCATGGTCATGTCGTCAGGCTTCGCTTAAGGCTTTTTGGCGGGTGCAGGAGGAGCAACGGCGTTCTTGCTCGGGTCCAGCTCATTGGTCATGTCGGCTAGCAGCTTATTGACAACAGGCACGGCGGCTTCCAGCTTGCCTTGAGTCAACTGAGCCGATTGCTGAGTCAGCTCAGGCATTTTAGTCAGCACTTTCTTGCCCAACGGGGACTGATAAAACGCAACCAGCTCCTTCAATTCGCCTTCAGTAAAGTTAGCGGTGTAAAGCTTGACCATATCAGGCTTGAGCTTGTCCCAACCGATGGACTGATCCAATGCAGCATTGGCCTTGGCCTGGTAAGTCTCAAGCAGAGCCTTTTTCGCCGCTGGGGCTTTGGATTCATCAAAGCGCTGCTGGAACATCTGCTGAACTTGCATGTACACCGGGGTGCCAAGCTTGTCGGCATGAGCCAGCTTGAGGAAAGTTTCGGCACTGGCGTTGTGGCTAGCGGTATCGGCAAAAACCTGGCCGCTGGCGCATACCAGAGCAACCGCAGTACAGATGGCACGAAGACGGGTCATCGAGTGTCCTTTATCATCTAGCAGGCGAGGCATAACCCCAAGGCCGGACATTCTGCGCTCATGTCAGCGTGTGGCTCAACCCCTGACTGCCTGAGTGGTTAGTTGGGGGGCTAAAAAGGCCATCAAGGGAACCCATGAGGATTAACTAAGCCTAAACTGCGCAAACAGCCTAGAGGAGCAAGCCCGATGAGCCGTATCGAAACCGACAGCATTGGTCAGATCGACGTCCCCGATGATGCTTACTGGGGCGCCCAGACTCAACGCTCGTTGATCAACTTCGCTATTGGCGACCAGCGCATGCCGCTCGCGGTGTTGCACTCGTTGGCCCTGATCAAGAAAGCGGCCGCACGGGTCAATGACCGCAACGGTAGCCTGCCTGCTGACATTGCTCGCCTGATCGAACAGTCCGCTGACGAAGTGCTAGATGGCCAGCTAGATGAACAATTCCCGTTAGTGGTCTGGCAAACCGGCAGCGGCACCCAAAGCAATATGAACGTCAATGAAGTTATTGCCGGACGCGCTAACGAGCTGGCCGGCAACGGCCGTGGCGGTAAAGTGCCGGTACACCCGAACGATCATGTAAACCGCTCGCAAAGCTCCAACGACTGCTTCCCGACGGCGATGCACATTGCCGCAGCGCAAGCAGTAAATGAGCATCTGCTGCCCGCTATTGTTCAAT
The nucleotide sequence above comes from Pseudomonas sp. AB6. Encoded proteins:
- a CDS encoding rhodanese-related sulfurtransferase — protein: MTQKIVVAALYKFVTLTDYVDLREPLQQAMVDNGIKGTLLIAEEGINGTISGSREGIDGLMAWLKNDPRMDDIDHKESYCDDQPFYRTKVKLKKEIVTLGVEGVDPNKQVGTYVDPENWNALISDPEVLLIDTRNDYEVSIGTFEGAIDPKTTSFREFPAYIKAHFNPAKHKKVAMFCTGGIRCEKASSYMLSQGFDEVYHLKGGILKYLEKVPQEESQWRGDCFVFDNRVTVRHDLTEGDYDQCHACRTPISIDERNSEHYLPGISCPHCWDNLSEKTRRSAIDRQKQIELAKARNEPHPIGRNYRLPTEA
- a CDS encoding BolA family protein, with amino-acid sequence MTMQQRIEATLAAFQPQHLKVLDESHMHSRGLQTHFKAVLVSDQFTGLNAVKRHQRVYAALGDLMGEFHALALHTYTPEEWAKIGAAPDSPTCAGGGHSG
- a CDS encoding DUF2059 domain-containing protein; protein product: MTRLRAICTAVALVCASGQVFADTASHNASAETFLKLAHADKLGTPVYMQVQQMFQQRFDESKAPAAKKALLETYQAKANAALDQSIGWDKLKPDMVKLYTANFTEGELKELVAFYQSPLGKKVLTKMPELTQQSAQLTQGKLEAAVPVVNKLLADMTNELDPSKNAVAPPAPAKKP